TCGACTATTGATTTTATTGTATTTGGTCAGTTCCACTTTTACCTGAACGTATTCATCCAGATGAACCTCCTTCGCGTAGATCAATTCTTCCCGAAATAGGATCGGTCCGATATGAAACTGGGCGAACTTGTCCAAAGAAAAGCCCATTTTGTTCAACATATTACTCCGTGCCTGCGCACAGATATCGGCATAGGCAGAATGGCGCATGTGCCGATTGGCATCTATTTGTGCCCAGATGACCTGTCCCTCATAAAATATATTTTCCATAATTATTATTGTAATTTGCCTCCTTTTTATGAACAATTTACATATT
The window above is part of the Sphingobacterium sp. ML3W genome. Proteins encoded here:
- a CDS encoding thioesterase family protein is translated as MENIFYEGQVIWAQIDANRHMRHSAYADICAQARSNMLNKMGFSLDKFAQFHIGPILFREELIYAKEVHLDEYVQVKVELTKYNKINSRFSFVHKVYRKDGILCCTVNVDGAWLDLKLRKLTKLPEEMEPYLAKVPRAVGYEEIG